In a genomic window of Peptoclostridium acidaminophilum DSM 3953:
- a CDS encoding HesA/MoeB/ThiF family protein, translating to MKESKYKDRYKRSIGTLSKQEHMRLVDSRVCVVGCGGLGGYVIELLGRMGVGELTAIDYDTFEEHNLNRQLLSIENNIGMSKARAAVERMRDVNSEVEVRAVEAALDECNSLEMVKGHDVVVDALDDIGTRMLLQKSCEKVGVPLVHGAIAGWYGQVCTIFPGDRTLERIYSAPDAEGIEKETGNPSFSPAHIASLQVSEAIKVLTGKGELLRNKVLFIDMLSNEYEVIEF from the coding sequence ATGAAGGAGAGTAAATACAAGGATAGGTACAAGCGAAGCATAGGGACGCTCAGCAAACAAGAGCACATGCGCCTTGTGGATTCAAGGGTGTGCGTAGTAGGCTGTGGTGGCCTTGGAGGATATGTAATTGAGCTGCTTGGAAGGATGGGCGTGGGAGAGCTTACAGCTATAGATTATGACACCTTCGAGGAGCATAATCTCAACAGGCAGCTGCTCAGCATCGAGAACAACATAGGCATGAGCAAGGCCAGGGCGGCGGTGGAACGTATGAGAGATGTCAATTCAGAGGTCGAGGTGAGGGCTGTGGAAGCAGCGCTTGATGAATGCAACTCGCTGGAAATGGTTAAGGGGCATGACGTTGTGGTCGACGCACTCGACGATATTGGCACCAGAATGCTGCTGCAAAAGTCCTGCGAAAAGGTCGGCGTGCCCCTTGTGCATGGTGCAATAGCAGGCTGGTACGGCCAGGTGTGCACGATATTTCCGGGCGATAGGACGCTTGAACGGATTTATTCTGCGCCAGATGCAGAAGGGATTGAAAAGGAAACCGGCAATCCTTCGTTTTCGCCGGCCCACATAGCGTCGCTTCAGGTAAGCGAGGCTATCAAAGTGCTGACCGGGAAGGGAGAGCTCCTCAGAAACAAGGTGCTTTTCATAGACATGCTCAGCAACGAATACGAGGTAATAGAGTTTTAA
- a CDS encoding DUF5052 family protein, which produces MRKIKLVILGIVSMALLSGCNLAQKEFGEVENTFKGREAVIQTYDEESNIIDQVRGKSISVTSEDKFATKDTEGNITQESSVISLTVGGKSMVHVGSSLIVYEKGLVDIFNEYSKTVDVKNTDRSIPFLNRMINDMKNITTGKSKIVLIRSQSGKPLATFAGENVSYFATEIDKSTGIIIDGKHLFVYRCDYTIYDAELLGN; this is translated from the coding sequence ATGAGAAAAATAAAGCTTGTTATTCTGGGAATCGTGAGCATGGCATTGCTCAGCGGCTGCAACCTGGCGCAGAAGGAGTTCGGTGAGGTGGAGAACACCTTCAAGGGTAGGGAGGCCGTAATACAGACCTACGACGAGGAGAGCAACATAATAGACCAGGTAAGGGGCAAGTCGATAAGCGTGACATCAGAGGACAAGTTTGCAACAAAGGATACGGAGGGCAATATTACACAGGAATCCTCGGTCATAAGCCTGACTGTCGGGGGCAAGTCAATGGTGCATGTCGGCAGCAGCCTTATTGTTTATGAAAAGGGCCTCGTTGACATTTTTAATGAGTACTCGAAGACTGTCGATGTAAAAAATACGGACAGGTCTATTCCGTTTCTCAACAGGATGATAAACGACATGAAGAACATTACAACAGGCAAGAGCAAGATAGTTCTCATAAGGTCACAGTCGGGCAAGCCATTGGCAACATTTGCCGGGGAAAACGTGAGCTATTTCGCCACTGAGATAGACAAGTCAACAGGCATTATAATAGACGGCAAGCACCTCTTTGTATACAGGTGCGACTACACCATATACGACGCTGAGCTGCTGGGGAATTAG
- the cobT gene encoding nicotinate-nucleotide--dimethylbenzimidazole phosphoribosyltransferase — translation MKLLNSTIEKIKGLDESFVAAARTRMDNLIKPVGSLGRLEELAVQLSGITSSMHPVVDKKAVIVMSADNGVCCEGVAAAPPVVTLMMTNFIANGVSGMASIARTAGAGVVVVDIGVDGNVENDNVLVRKVRYGTGNIAEGPAMTREEAIKAIETGIEVANEQIERGVKLIATGEMGIGNTTTSTAVLSVLSGVHPSEITGVGANLPGDKIAHKVEVILKALAVNQAVKNDPIDLISKLGGLDMAGMAGIMLSCAASRIPCVVDGYISTVSALLACSLCPNVRDFLIPSHASFEKGSALASELLGLRPMLHMDMRLGEGSGAALAFGIIDAAAAISKDMITFEEAGIGTV, via the coding sequence ATGAAACTGCTAAATAGCACTATTGAAAAAATAAAGGGACTGGACGAATCTTTCGTGGCGGCAGCAAGGACTAGGATGGACAACCTCATAAAGCCTGTCGGAAGCCTGGGAAGACTCGAGGAGCTTGCTGTGCAGCTTTCAGGCATAACCTCAAGCATGCACCCGGTTGTAGACAAAAAAGCTGTCATAGTAATGTCGGCTGACAACGGCGTATGCTGCGAAGGCGTGGCCGCGGCTCCCCCCGTTGTAACGCTCATGATGACAAATTTCATCGCCAACGGAGTGAGCGGTATGGCCTCGATAGCCAGGACAGCCGGAGCAGGCGTTGTGGTTGTTGACATTGGTGTGGACGGAAATGTCGAAAATGACAATGTCCTGGTAAGGAAGGTTAGATACGGCACCGGCAATATTGCAGAAGGTCCTGCAATGACAAGAGAGGAAGCTATAAAGGCGATAGAGACTGGCATAGAGGTTGCCAACGAGCAGATAGAAAGAGGCGTGAAGCTCATAGCCACAGGCGAGATGGGCATAGGCAACACCACCACAAGCACGGCCGTGCTCAGCGTGCTTTCCGGCGTGCACCCGTCGGAAATAACAGGAGTAGGAGCCAATCTCCCCGGCGACAAGATAGCCCACAAGGTGGAAGTGATTCTAAAGGCCTTAGCTGTCAACCAGGCCGTCAAAAACGATCCAATAGATCTGATTTCAAAGCTCGGCGGCTTGGACATGGCCGGAATGGCAGGAATAATGCTCTCCTGCGCAGCCTCGAGAATTCCATGCGTAGTCGACGGCTACATATCTACAGTATCTGCCCTGCTAGCGTGCAGCCTCTGCCCTAACGTTAGGGATTTCCTTATACCATCGCACGCCTCATTTGAAAAGGGCTCAGCGCTTGCTTCAGAGCTGCTTGGCCTTAGGCCTATGCTCCACATGGACATGCGACTTGGGGAAGGCTCAGGCGCTGCTCTTGCGTTTGGTATAATAGATGCCGCAGCCGCTATAAGTAAGGATATGATAACCTTCGAGGAGGCCGGAATCGGCACAGTATAA
- a CDS encoding energy-coupling factor ABC transporter substrate-binding protein — protein sequence MKRRDYLMLSLLALFIVVASLFIGAENGPLEGADGIAMEYLSSSNKNLEPWFESIWAPPSGEIESALFALQTAIGGIIIGYYIGKKRNAPADNSICSPK from the coding sequence ATGAAGCGTAGAGATTACCTCATGCTGTCACTGCTCGCACTATTCATCGTCGTGGCAAGCCTTTTTATAGGCGCTGAAAACGGACCGCTCGAGGGCGCGGACGGCATTGCCATGGAATATTTATCGAGCAGCAACAAGAATTTAGAGCCGTGGTTCGAGAGCATCTGGGCTCCGCCGTCAGGAGAGATTGAAAGCGCGCTCTTTGCGCTTCAAACGGCGATAGGCGGCATCATCATAGGCTACTACATAGGAAAAAAACGGAATGCTCCGGCTGATAATAGCATTTGCAGCCCAAAGTAG
- a CDS encoding lactate utilization protein: protein MDKNLTWVISERVKRTIDNLRRNNISAYNVQTCEQAIEKIMELVKDGSTVSVGGSMTLFDAGIIDHLRSGRYNFLDRYAEGLTPEDIKDIYRKSFSADAYFTSSNAITESGELFNVDGNGNRVAAMIYGPDKVIVIAGVNKIVKDEQQAMERLRSTAAPANARRLSRKTPCAELGYCTNCNRPDRICNDYVLIKKQPANDRMHVIIIDKELGY, encoded by the coding sequence ATGGATAAGAATTTGACATGGGTTATAAGTGAAAGGGTAAAAAGAACTATAGACAACCTTCGCCGGAACAACATCAGCGCGTATAACGTTCAAACCTGCGAGCAGGCCATAGAAAAAATCATGGAGCTCGTGAAAGATGGCAGCACAGTCTCGGTTGGAGGCTCGATGACACTCTTTGATGCCGGAATAATCGACCATCTGCGAAGCGGAAGATATAACTTCCTTGACAGATATGCGGAGGGGCTTACTCCCGAGGACATAAAGGACATATATCGAAAAAGCTTTTCGGCAGACGCCTACTTTACAAGCTCCAACGCCATAACAGAAAGCGGAGAGCTCTTCAATGTCGACGGCAACGGAAACAGAGTAGCCGCCATGATTTACGGCCCCGACAAGGTTATAGTGATAGCCGGAGTGAACAAAATAGTTAAAGACGAGCAGCAAGCCATGGAAAGGCTGAGAAGCACAGCAGCGCCGGCAAACGCCAGAAGGCTAAGCAGAAAAACTCCCTGCGCCGAGCTTGGCTACTGCACAAACTGCAATCGCCCCGACAGGATATGCAACGATTACGTGCTCATCAAAAAACAGCCGGCAAACGACAGAATGCACGTCATAATAATCGACAAGGAGCTTGGTTACTAA
- a CDS encoding YitT family protein, with product MEKQSNKKINFKSLAMDALAVGSGTAIAAFSTASILKPNGLVMGGVTGTSILVEKMTGINYTYIYFALSICVLISTFFLLGKREALKIIVISLLFPPVLIFFSQRPFNFVEGDMMLAAIYFGIINGVGCGIILKRGFSFGGTDTIAKILHAKVFPFISLSQILLTIDTVVITASAFVFDRNVALYAILTQVIFMKTLDTVMFGAGNKLVKIEVISAHYDEISRYILKEIKRGVSMYDVVGAYTNESKTKVVTVCSPRDMILIKRFIAQLDSDVFVSVVPVSAVWGRGKGFEDLADEKGM from the coding sequence ATGGAAAAACAGAGCAATAAAAAAATCAATTTCAAAAGCCTTGCAATGGATGCGCTTGCAGTGGGCTCAGGTACGGCTATAGCCGCATTTTCAACGGCATCGATCCTTAAGCCAAACGGACTTGTAATGGGGGGAGTCACCGGAACATCAATACTTGTAGAAAAAATGACCGGAATCAACTACACATATATTTATTTTGCGCTTTCAATATGCGTGCTTATATCAACTTTCTTCCTGCTGGGAAAGAGGGAGGCACTCAAGATCATAGTGATATCGCTGCTGTTTCCGCCGGTGCTGATTTTCTTCAGCCAGAGACCCTTCAACTTTGTAGAGGGCGATATGATGCTTGCAGCAATCTACTTTGGAATAATAAACGGCGTAGGCTGCGGAATAATACTAAAGCGCGGCTTCTCTTTCGGAGGAACCGACACCATAGCCAAAATACTCCATGCGAAGGTATTCCCGTTCATAAGCTTAAGCCAGATACTGCTTACAATTGACACTGTTGTCATTACGGCATCGGCCTTTGTTTTCGACAGGAACGTAGCACTCTACGCAATACTCACTCAGGTGATATTCATGAAGACGCTGGATACTGTTATGTTCGGTGCAGGCAACAAGCTTGTGAAAATCGAGGTTATAAGCGCCCACTACGATGAGATTTCGAGATATATACTCAAGGAGATCAAAAGAGGCGTGAGCATGTATGACGTTGTGGGGGCTTACACCAACGAGAGCAAGACCAAAGTGGTCACAGTGTGCTCGCCCCGTGATATGATTCTTATAAAGAGGTTCATAGCCCAGCTCGATTCTGACGTTTTTGTAAGCGTAGTGCCAGTGTCGGCTGTATGGGGCAGGGGCAAGGGCTTCGAAGACCTCGCAGATGAGAAGGGAATGTAG
- a CDS encoding CbiQ family ECF transporter T component, producing MLRLIIAFAAQSSISSVNPLQKAALFLLPVVLLGFSSGASAPAAYCVASALSMHIFFRSPLRIVATFTSGMLIFTLLTSLALLADYGPLYVAALVAKSVAGMLSILLFSLHTPMDDLLCSLSKFGALKDLCDIAKSTLRFLILIEDELRVMTFAAKSRNGFGSFKKSISTTGKIAGLLFVNTMRRWGDIKCATDSRCYKGIIPYAPKNFKFSKALLLLGIIYNAGLLATLFM from the coding sequence ATGCTCCGGCTGATAATAGCATTTGCAGCCCAAAGTAGCATATCGAGCGTTAATCCCCTGCAGAAGGCGGCGCTCTTTCTTTTGCCGGTCGTGCTACTTGGATTCTCTTCGGGCGCATCTGCACCCGCGGCATACTGCGTTGCATCTGCGCTTTCCATGCACATTTTTTTCAGGAGCCCGCTTAGGATTGTTGCTACTTTCACATCGGGGATGCTTATATTCACTCTCCTGACATCGCTCGCGCTGCTTGCCGACTACGGACCGCTCTATGTTGCCGCCCTTGTCGCTAAAAGCGTTGCAGGCATGCTTTCGATACTTCTTTTTTCGCTTCACACCCCTATGGACGATTTGCTCTGCTCTCTTTCAAAGTTTGGAGCTCTCAAGGACTTGTGCGACATAGCAAAGAGCACGCTGAGATTTCTCATACTTATTGAAGACGAGCTCCGCGTGATGACCTTCGCCGCCAAATCAAGAAACGGCTTTGGCTCTTTTAAAAAGAGCATATCGACTACGGGCAAAATCGCGGGACTCCTGTTTGTGAACACAATGAGAAGATGGGGCGACATCAAATGCGCCACCGACAGCAGGTGCTACAAGGGCATTATCCCATACGCTCCAAAAAACTTTAAATTCTCAAAGGCTTTGCTGCTGCTTGGTATAATTTACAATGCGGGGCTTTTGGCCACACTGTTTATGTAA
- a CDS encoding HD domain-containing protein — protein sequence MDRLKKQLNFIMEVDKLKEIFRQSIVSSGSRRENDAEHSWHIALMAILLSEHANERVDVLRVVKMLLLHDIVEIDAGDTYNYDEEALLDKRQREEAAAKRLFGLLPDDQRDEFMELWEEFERRATPESRYAAALDRLQPMLLNYMTKGKSWIDHGITSEMVFRKNRHIEEGSEALWGFTEDMLGECIERGYLKK from the coding sequence ATGGACAGACTAAAGAAACAATTGAATTTTATAATGGAGGTAGACAAGCTAAAGGAGATATTCAGGCAGTCTATAGTATCGAGCGGCTCAAGGCGGGAAAATGACGCAGAGCATTCATGGCACATAGCGCTAATGGCAATACTCCTTTCAGAGCATGCCAACGAGCGAGTGGATGTGCTCAGGGTAGTAAAGATGCTGCTCCTGCACGATATAGTCGAGATAGACGCGGGAGATACGTACAACTACGACGAGGAGGCTCTCCTTGACAAGAGGCAGAGGGAGGAGGCGGCCGCAAAGAGGCTTTTTGGCCTGCTTCCAGATGACCAGCGCGACGAGTTCATGGAGCTATGGGAGGAGTTCGAAAGGAGAGCCACTCCGGAGTCCAGGTACGCGGCGGCGCTCGATCGCCTTCAGCCTATGCTGCTCAACTACATGACAAAGGGCAAGTCGTGGATAGACCATGGGATAACATCAGAAATGGTATTCAGAAAGAACAGGCACATAGAGGAGGGCTCAGAGGCCCTTTGGGGTTTCACAGAGGATATGCTGGGCGAGTGCATTGAAAGGGGATATTTGAAAAAATAG
- the ilvB gene encoding biosynthetic-type acetolactate synthase large subunit, with protein MIGAKAIIRCLEEEGVTTVFGYPGGAVLPLYDELRKSDINHVLIRNEQNAVHFASGYARGSKRVGVCIATSGPGATNLITGIATAYMDSIPVVIITGQVSSELIGSDAFQEADILGATQPFTKHNYLVKSAAEIPKIMKEAFYIASTGRPGPVLVDVPVDIQKEALRFSYPKEVSITGYKPTYEGHRGQIKRAVQAIKKSVKPLIYAGGGVIAADAIEELRNFAASSRIPVVNSLMGIGSFPHDSELYVGIVGSHGHSYSNRIMSCADLIIIVGVRLSDRATKKLEQMNPDLEVVHIDIDPAEIGKNIATTIPVVGHAKNILADLNENEIALDTGEWLEEIKEIKLEYPVLFNMDNSMGLVSPKHVLGMLSEILDDSAAVTADVGQNQIWAARNYQIMGTRGYYTSGGLGTMGYSLPAAAGMKMADESRQVISIMGDGSIQMCLGELGTVSEHNVGIKIILFNNNRLGMVRELQDNAYGKGKHSAVVFDISTDFVKIAEAYGIKGVRVKTNNEFDAEIEKAMAHDGPYMIECIVHPDYATI; from the coding sequence ATGATAGGAGCCAAAGCAATTATTCGGTGCCTTGAAGAGGAGGGTGTAACCACGGTTTTTGGATATCCGGGTGGAGCGGTGCTTCCGCTTTATGATGAGCTTAGAAAATCGGACATCAACCATGTCCTTATAAGGAACGAGCAGAATGCAGTCCATTTTGCGAGCGGATATGCAAGAGGCAGCAAAAGGGTCGGTGTGTGCATCGCCACATCAGGACCGGGGGCGACTAACCTCATAACAGGCATAGCAACCGCGTACATGGATTCCATACCGGTTGTAATAATAACCGGCCAGGTAAGCAGTGAGCTTATAGGCAGTGACGCTTTTCAGGAGGCTGACATACTTGGGGCTACGCAGCCATTTACAAAGCACAATTATCTTGTAAAGAGCGCAGCGGAAATACCAAAGATAATGAAGGAGGCTTTCTATATAGCCTCGACAGGAAGGCCGGGACCTGTGCTTGTAGACGTGCCAGTCGACATACAGAAGGAAGCGCTCAGGTTCAGCTACCCAAAAGAGGTTTCAATAACGGGCTACAAGCCGACGTATGAAGGTCATAGGGGCCAGATAAAAAGGGCTGTCCAGGCAATCAAAAAGTCGGTCAAGCCGCTGATTTACGCAGGCGGAGGGGTAATTGCCGCGGATGCGATTGAAGAGCTTAGAAATTTTGCGGCATCAAGCAGGATTCCTGTTGTCAATTCACTCATGGGTATAGGAAGCTTTCCGCACGATTCTGAGCTTTATGTGGGCATAGTTGGCAGCCACGGCCACTCATATTCAAACAGGATAATGTCGTGTGCAGACCTTATAATAATAGTAGGAGTAAGGCTATCGGACAGGGCGACAAAAAAGCTCGAGCAGATGAATCCGGATCTTGAGGTAGTCCATATAGACATAGACCCGGCTGAGATAGGCAAGAACATAGCAACTACAATACCTGTGGTAGGCCATGCCAAGAACATTCTTGCAGACCTGAACGAAAATGAAATAGCCCTCGATACTGGAGAGTGGCTTGAGGAGATTAAGGAGATCAAGCTGGAATATCCTGTGCTTTTCAATATGGACAATTCCATGGGTCTTGTTTCCCCAAAGCACGTGTTGGGAATGCTTTCGGAAATACTTGACGATTCCGCAGCTGTAACTGCCGATGTAGGCCAGAATCAGATATGGGCAGCCAGGAACTACCAGATAATGGGTACAAGAGGCTACTATACATCGGGAGGACTTGGCACAATGGGCTACAGTCTTCCGGCGGCCGCAGGCATGAAGATGGCCGATGAAAGCAGGCAGGTCATCAGCATAATGGGCGACGGCAGCATACAAATGTGTCTGGGAGAGCTGGGTACCGTGTCGGAGCACAATGTGGGCATAAAGATAATCCTGTTCAATAACAACAGGCTGGGAATGGTAAGGGAGCTACAGGACAATGCCTACGGCAAGGGAAAGCACAGTGCAGTAGTGTTCGACATATCAACTGATTTCGTGAAGATAGCCGAAGCCTACGGCATAAAAGGCGTAAGGGTAAAGACAAATAATGAGTTCGATGCTGAGATTGAAAAGGCTATGGCTCATGACGGTCCTTACATGATAGAATGCATAGTGCATCCTGATTATGCCACTATTTAG
- a CDS encoding Dabb family protein, with translation MVRHIVMWKLKDSAEGNGKARNAQIIKERLEGLKEKISQIEEIEVGINSDASPAGNYDVVLVMTCKDFAALKEYAEHPDHVEAGSFVKKVVEARAAVDYEY, from the coding sequence ATGGTAAGGCATATTGTAATGTGGAAGCTTAAAGACAGCGCGGAGGGCAATGGCAAGGCGAGAAACGCGCAGATAATCAAGGAGAGGCTCGAGGGGCTAAAGGAAAAGATAAGCCAGATAGAGGAGATCGAAGTTGGAATAAATTCGGACGCATCTCCTGCAGGCAACTACGATGTGGTGCTTGTAATGACCTGCAAGGATTTCGCGGCGCTCAAGGAGTATGCTGAGCATCCTGACCATGTTGAGGCCGGAAGCTTTGTAAAGAAGGTTGTAGAGGCGAGAGCTGCCGTAGACTACGAGTATTAA
- a CDS encoding YitT family protein: protein MNIGSINWKGIALDAAAVGIGSAMVAFATSSILKTNGLVIGGITGASIIAEKVTGIDYTYIYYALSVCVLLCALLFMGRREALKIAALSIFFPAVLIVFNRSPFSFVEGDMMLASIYFGLIYGVGSGIILKRGFSFGGTDTIAKMLHVRVFPFISLSQILLAIDTVVIAASVFVFDRNIALYAILTQVVFMKTLDVVMFGIGSKLVKMEVISARYEEVSRYVMSEIKRGVSMYEVIGGYEHESRVKVVTVCSPREMMLIKRFIAKLDPDVFVNVTPVSAVWGRGKGFESIAEESGI, encoded by the coding sequence GTGAACATTGGCAGTATCAATTGGAAGGGAATAGCCCTGGATGCGGCGGCAGTTGGAATAGGTTCCGCAATGGTCGCTTTTGCAACCTCGTCAATACTCAAGACTAATGGTCTTGTGATAGGCGGGATTACGGGAGCCTCGATAATAGCGGAGAAGGTTACGGGAATAGACTACACATATATCTATTATGCCCTGTCTGTTTGCGTGCTGCTCTGCGCGCTCTTGTTCATGGGCAGGCGTGAGGCCTTGAAGATAGCGGCGCTTTCGATTTTCTTCCCGGCTGTCCTCATAGTATTCAACAGGAGTCCGTTTAGCTTTGTAGAGGGAGATATGATGCTGGCGTCAATATATTTCGGTCTCATATACGGCGTTGGCAGCGGGATAATACTAAAGCGCGGATTTTCGTTTGGAGGCACAGACACGATAGCCAAGATGCTTCATGTAAGGGTGTTCCCTTTCATAAGCTTAAGCCAGATTCTGCTCGCCATAGACACTGTGGTGATAGCCGCGTCGGTCTTCGTTTTCGACAGGAACATAGCGCTCTACGCCATACTTACTCAGGTTGTGTTCATGAAGACGCTGGATGTGGTGATGTTCGGAATAGGTTCCAAGCTTGTAAAGATGGAGGTCATAAGCGCCCGCTATGAAGAGGTCTCAAGATATGTCATGTCCGAAATAAAAAGGGGCGTGAGTATGTATGAAGTTATAGGCGGCTATGAGCACGAGAGCAGGGTCAAGGTGGTAACCGTGTGTTCTCCCCGCGAGATGATGCTGATTAAAAGGTTCATAGCAAAGCTGGATCCAGACGTGTTTGTCAACGTCACTCCCGTTTCTGCTGTATGGGGAAGAGGCAAGGGCTTTGAAAGCATAGCAGAAGAGAGCGGGATATAG
- a CDS encoding sirohydrochlorin chelatase: MEGILVIGHGSRSSDAKDIFFSIVNSLDARFPDKSVKGCFMEISSPNIEETVEIMYSEGVRSMVALPYFLFPGIHIKEDIPEILERIKAKYPDMSIAFAQPLGFDEKLVDILAHRAAEAISGK, from the coding sequence ATGGAAGGCATACTAGTAATAGGACACGGAAGTAGGTCAAGTGATGCAAAGGACATATTCTTCAGCATTGTAAATTCGCTTGACGCCAGATTCCCAGACAAAAGCGTCAAGGGATGCTTCATGGAGATATCATCTCCGAACATCGAGGAAACTGTTGAAATTATGTATTCTGAAGGGGTAAGGAGCATGGTTGCACTACCTTACTTTCTTTTCCCGGGAATACACATCAAAGAGGACATCCCGGAAATCCTAGAACGCATCAAAGCGAAATACCCCGACATGAGCATTGCCTTTGCGCAGCCGCTTGGATTCGACGAAAAACTCGTAGACATACTCGCACATAGAGCTGCAGAAGCCATCTCAGGAAAATAG
- a CDS encoding energy-coupling factor ABC transporter permease has protein sequence MVLVMAPRFSYAMHIAEGFLPPVWCAFYLLLSLPFVMIGLRQLKAKSRLGGDMKLFIAVAAAYCFMLSALKLPSVTGSCSHPTGTGFGAVIFGPFVMSVISVVVLLFQALFLAHGGLTTLGANTFSMGIVGPLVAYGIYRLAGKSKIGIFLASSLGNLATYCVTALQLAFAFPSPAGGIAAAAVKFLSIFALTQVPLAIVEGILTVIMMGIVEKYSVSELEALKGGNAYEA, from the coding sequence GCTTGTGATGGCGCCTAGATTTTCGTATGCCATGCACATAGCAGAGGGCTTCCTGCCGCCGGTTTGGTGCGCCTTTTACCTTCTGCTTTCGTTGCCCTTCGTAATGATAGGGCTGCGGCAGCTCAAGGCCAAATCCAGGCTCGGAGGCGACATGAAGCTCTTCATAGCCGTCGCTGCAGCGTACTGCTTCATGCTCTCTGCGCTCAAGCTGCCTTCAGTCACGGGAAGCTGCTCGCATCCTACCGGAACCGGCTTTGGAGCCGTTATATTCGGACCGTTTGTGATGAGCGTAATAAGCGTAGTCGTCCTGCTTTTCCAGGCTCTCTTTCTGGCACACGGAGGGCTCACGACGCTGGGCGCCAACACTTTTTCAATGGGGATAGTCGGACCGCTTGTGGCCTACGGTATATACAGGCTTGCCGGAAAAAGTAAGATTGGCATTTTTTTGGCCTCCTCCCTTGGCAACCTGGCTACATACTGCGTTACAGCGCTGCAGCTCGCCTTTGCCTTCCCATCGCCAGCAGGAGGGATCGCCGCTGCAGCAGTCAAGTTTCTCTCAATATTCGCCCTGACCCAGGTACCCCTGGCAATAGTGGAAGGCATACTCACCGTCATAATGATGGGCATAGTCGAAAAATACTCAGTTTCTGAGCTTGAAGCACTGAAAGGCGGGAATGCATATGAAGCGTAG
- the ilvN gene encoding acetolactate synthase small subunit yields MDKYTISVLVENNAGVLSRIAGLFSRRGYNIESLSVGVTEDSKISRMTICGFADEQTLEQIKKQLNKLIEVIKVVQLASENSVYRELAMIKVKADDASRASIAAMANIFRANIIDVSPESLTLEVTGDEGKIDAFINLMKPYGIIELLRTGTAAIQRGENGI; encoded by the coding sequence ATGGACAAATACACTATTTCAGTGCTTGTGGAAAATAATGCAGGAGTTCTAAGCAGGATAGCTGGACTTTTCAGCAGGCGCGGATACAACATAGAAAGCCTTTCGGTAGGAGTGACAGAGGACAGCAAGATTTCGAGAATGACAATATGCGGCTTTGCGGACGAGCAGACTCTCGAGCAGATCAAAAAGCAGCTCAACAAGCTCATAGAAGTAATAAAGGTAGTGCAGCTGGCGTCTGAAAATTCGGTATACAGGGAGCTGGCAATGATAAAGGTCAAAGCCGACGACGCTTCAAGGGCTTCAATAGCGGCAATGGCCAACATATTCAGGGCCAACATAATAGACGTGTCGCCAGAAAGCCTGACGCTCGAGGTTACAGGGGACGAGGGCAAGATAGACGCATTCATTAATTTGATGAAGCCATATGGAATAATCGAGCTTCTCAGGACTGGAACAGCAGCGATTCAAAGAGGTGAGAACGGGATTTAG